A single genomic interval of Burkholderia cepacia ATCC 25416 harbors:
- a CDS encoding Smr/MutS family protein translates to MAKNQPHPSDPAKRQIAARPANPAPVAPAPAPDPAALRGQGLAGLGALRKSLQGEADRRERQRVETAKAERKAEADANLFRNEIGAIQPLNAPPRAAAGRTPPDPVPKQTQRDEEAVLNATLSDEFDPETLLDSDDSLYYHRPGISRDVVRKLRSGAWIVQAQIDLHGMRRDEARDALAEFIREAGKKGLRCLRVIHGKGLGSIGKEPVLKGKVRAWLVQKEEVIAFCEARGHDGGAGAVLVLLQPFAAPADRGPRAAS, encoded by the coding sequence ATGGCGAAGAACCAGCCCCATCCGAGCGATCCCGCGAAGCGGCAGATCGCCGCCCGTCCCGCGAACCCCGCGCCCGTCGCGCCGGCGCCCGCGCCCGATCCCGCCGCATTGCGCGGCCAGGGGCTCGCGGGCCTCGGCGCATTGCGCAAGTCGCTGCAAGGCGAAGCCGATCGCCGCGAACGCCAACGCGTCGAAACGGCCAAGGCCGAGCGCAAGGCGGAAGCCGACGCGAACCTGTTCCGCAACGAGATCGGCGCGATCCAGCCGCTCAATGCCCCGCCGCGCGCGGCAGCCGGCCGCACGCCGCCCGACCCGGTGCCGAAGCAGACGCAGCGCGACGAGGAAGCCGTGCTGAACGCGACGCTGTCCGACGAATTCGATCCCGAGACGCTGCTCGACAGCGACGACTCGCTGTATTACCACCGCCCCGGCATCAGCCGCGACGTCGTGCGCAAGCTGAGGAGCGGCGCGTGGATCGTGCAGGCGCAGATCGACCTGCACGGGATGCGGCGCGACGAGGCGCGCGACGCGCTCGCCGAGTTCATCCGCGAAGCCGGCAAGAAAGGGCTGCGCTGCCTGCGCGTGATCCACGGCAAGGGGCTCGGCTCGATCGGCAAGGAACCCGTGCTGAAGGGCAAGGTGCGCGCGTGGCTCGTGCAGAAGGAAGAAGTGATCGCGTTCTGCGAGGCGCGCGGCCACGACGGCGGCGCGGGCGCGGTGCTGGTCCTGCTGCAGCCGTTCGCGGCACCCGCCGACCGGGGGCCGCGTGCCGCATCCTAG
- the trxB gene encoding thioredoxin-disulfide reductase: MSTPKHAKVLILGSGPAGYTAAVYAARANLSPVLITGIAQGGQLMTTTDVENWPADAKGVQGPELMARFLEHAERFNTEIVFDHIHTAKLHEQPIRLIGDSGEYTCDSLIIATGASAQYLGLPSEEHFMGKGVSACATCDGFFYRGQEVAVIGGGNTAVEEALYLTGIAKKVTVIHRRDKFRAEPILIDRLLEKEKEGAVVIKWDHVLDEVTGEDSGVTGLRIKNVKTGATEDLSVQGVFVAIGHKPNTDLFQGQLEMKDGYILTKSGLHGNATSTSVPGVFAAGDVQDNVYRQAITSAGTGCMAALDAQRYLESLHDKK; this comes from the coding sequence ATGTCCACGCCCAAACACGCCAAAGTCCTGATTCTCGGTTCCGGCCCCGCCGGCTACACGGCTGCCGTCTACGCGGCACGTGCCAACCTGTCCCCGGTGCTGATCACCGGCATCGCGCAGGGCGGCCAGCTGATGACCACGACCGACGTCGAAAACTGGCCGGCAGACGCGAAAGGCGTGCAGGGTCCGGAGCTGATGGCGCGCTTCCTCGAGCACGCCGAGCGCTTCAACACCGAAATCGTGTTCGACCACATCCACACCGCGAAGCTGCACGAGCAGCCGATCCGCCTGATCGGCGACTCGGGCGAATACACGTGCGACTCGCTGATCATCGCGACCGGCGCGTCCGCGCAGTATCTCGGCCTGCCGTCCGAAGAACACTTCATGGGCAAGGGCGTGTCGGCCTGCGCGACCTGCGACGGCTTCTTCTATCGCGGCCAGGAAGTCGCGGTGATCGGCGGCGGCAACACGGCCGTCGAGGAAGCGCTCTACCTGACGGGCATCGCGAAGAAGGTCACGGTGATCCACCGCCGCGACAAGTTCCGCGCGGAGCCGATCCTGATCGACCGCCTGCTGGAAAAGGAAAAGGAAGGCGCCGTCGTGATCAAGTGGGATCACGTGCTCGACGAAGTGACGGGCGAGGATTCGGGCGTCACGGGCCTGCGCATCAAGAACGTGAAGACCGGTGCGACGGAAGACCTCAGCGTGCAGGGCGTGTTCGTCGCGATCGGCCACAAGCCGAACACCGACCTGTTCCAGGGCCAGCTCGAGATGAAGGACGGCTACATCCTGACGAAGAGCGGCCTGCACGGCAACGCGACGTCGACGAGCGTGCCGGGCGTGTTCGCCGCCGGCGACGTGCAGGACAACGTGTACCGCCAGGCAATCACCAGCGCGGGCACGGGCTGCATGGCCGCGCTCGACGCGCAGCGCTACCTCGAAAGCCTGCACGACAAGAAGTAA
- a CDS encoding ABC transporter ATP-binding protein, producing the protein MASLSIRDVYKTYPNGVPVLKGVDIEIEDGQFLILVGGSGCGKSTLLNMIAGLETVTSGEICIDGKVVNDLSPKDRDIAMVFQSYALYPSMTVRENISFGLNIRKVPKSEQQQIVDRVSQMLQIQHLLDRKPGQLSGGQRQRVAMGRALARDPSLFLFDEPLSNLDAKLRIEMRAEIKLLHQRLGTTIVYVTHDQIEAMTLGDRIAVMKDGVVQQFGAPQEIYDSPSNLFVAGFIGAPPMNFINGKLVEQGSGIALEIDTGLARSALNLPFDAKRMNGHVGREVILGLRPERITDARNAHHGEASKLQPIDVRVDVTEPTGPDTHVFAQVNGKRIVSRVHPAANPQPGQTQSLLFDVSKAVLFDPASEERIA; encoded by the coding sequence ATGGCAAGCCTTTCCATCCGTGACGTGTACAAGACCTACCCGAACGGGGTGCCGGTCCTGAAGGGTGTCGACATCGAGATCGAGGACGGACAGTTCCTGATCCTGGTCGGCGGCTCGGGCTGCGGGAAATCGACGCTGCTCAACATGATCGCCGGGCTCGAGACGGTCACGAGCGGCGAGATCTGCATCGACGGCAAGGTCGTCAACGACCTGTCGCCGAAGGATCGCGACATCGCGATGGTGTTCCAGTCTTACGCGCTGTACCCGTCGATGACGGTGCGCGAGAACATCTCGTTCGGCCTGAACATCCGCAAGGTGCCGAAGAGCGAACAGCAGCAGATCGTCGACCGCGTGTCGCAGATGCTGCAGATCCAGCACCTGCTCGACCGCAAGCCGGGCCAGCTGTCCGGCGGTCAGCGCCAGCGTGTCGCGATGGGCCGCGCGCTCGCCCGCGATCCGTCGCTGTTCCTGTTCGACGAGCCGCTGTCGAACCTCGACGCGAAGCTGCGCATCGAGATGCGCGCGGAAATCAAGCTGCTGCACCAGCGCCTCGGCACGACGATCGTCTACGTGACGCACGACCAGATCGAGGCGATGACGCTCGGCGACCGGATCGCGGTGATGAAGGACGGCGTGGTCCAGCAGTTCGGCGCGCCGCAGGAGATCTACGATTCGCCGTCGAACCTGTTCGTCGCGGGCTTCATCGGCGCGCCGCCGATGAACTTCATCAACGGCAAGCTGGTCGAGCAGGGCAGCGGGATCGCGCTCGAGATCGACACGGGCCTCGCGCGCAGCGCGCTGAACCTGCCGTTCGACGCGAAGCGGATGAACGGCCACGTCGGCCGCGAGGTGATCCTCGGGCTGCGTCCGGAGCGCATCACCGATGCGCGCAACGCACACCACGGCGAGGCGTCGAAGCTGCAGCCGATCGACGTGCGCGTCGACGTGACCGAGCCGACCGGGCCGGACACGCACGTGTTCGCACAGGTGAACGGCAAGCGGATCGTGAGCCGCGTGCATCCGGCCGCGAACCCGCAGCCGGGGCAGACGCAGTCGCTGCTGTTCGACGTGTCGAAGGCCGTGCTGTTCGATCCGGCGTCGGAAGAGCGGATCGCGTGA
- a CDS encoding trimeric intracellular cation channel family protein: MPHPRLTLAIAVLEAIATLAFAISGFIEARKNRLDSVGTFVVALATAFGGGTLRDILLERRPFYWVVHDDYVIAIFVLALFAPFVLRMLSRLSAERLLLVADAIGLGIFSISGTAIALDAEMPRFIAVMMGVITGVVGGIIRDVLCNDIPLILRDSRPYATCAFVGCWFYLLLVWLQFDSVYSVLLATGFILVARLATFKFDVRLPH; encoded by the coding sequence GTGCCGCATCCTAGGCTGACGCTCGCGATCGCGGTACTGGAGGCGATCGCCACGCTGGCCTTTGCGATCTCGGGCTTCATCGAGGCGCGCAAGAACCGTCTCGACTCGGTCGGCACGTTCGTCGTGGCGCTCGCCACCGCGTTCGGCGGCGGCACGCTGCGCGACATCCTGCTCGAGCGCCGCCCGTTCTACTGGGTCGTGCACGACGACTACGTGATCGCGATCTTCGTGCTCGCGCTGTTCGCGCCGTTCGTGCTGCGCATGCTGTCGCGGCTGTCGGCCGAGCGGCTGCTGCTCGTCGCCGATGCGATCGGGCTCGGGATCTTCAGCATCTCGGGCACGGCGATCGCGCTCGATGCCGAGATGCCGCGCTTCATCGCGGTGATGATGGGCGTGATCACCGGCGTGGTCGGCGGGATCATCCGCGACGTGCTGTGCAACGACATCCCGCTGATCCTGCGCGATTCGCGGCCGTACGCGACCTGTGCGTTCGTCGGCTGCTGGTTCTACCTGCTGCTCGTGTGGCTGCAGTTCGATTCCGTGTACAGCGTGCTGCTCGCGACCGGCTTCATCCTCGTCGCGCGGCTCGCGACCTTCAAGTTCGACGTGCGGCTGCCGCACTGA